In Trichomycterus rosablanca isolate fTriRos1 chromosome 2, fTriRos1.hap1, whole genome shotgun sequence, the genomic window GGGCGCGCGCTGGATCACCATGGCCCGGCCCGGCTCGCGCAGGAGCAGGATGGGGCGCGCCTCGGGTTCGGACCTCGGCAGGACGGAGTCGTTCGGCGCCGCCTCCGAGACCCGCGGGGGAGCCGAGCACGACGGCAGAGCCTTCTGGATCACGCCTCGATTCGGTACCGCCGGGTTCGGGTGGGGATCGGGGTCAGTTTTGGCGTTCTGGTTCCGATTGAGTTTGGGATTCCGAGCCGCCGTTTCTTCGGGTCTGGGCTTCCTGGGTCGGCCGCGCTTGCGCTTGGTGGGCGGGGCTACGGCTACGGCGGACGGATCGGGCGCCCGCTTGGTCGCCGTGGTGGTGGGCGCCGCCGTGGAGATCATGGACGAAGGCACGATCATGTACGTTGAGCCTCGCTGGTGTCCCGGAAGCGCAGAGAAGGTGATGGGCAGCGTGACCTTGACGCCGCTGGAATCGTTGGGGGTGAAGGCGGGGGCGGAGCCGTGAACGGAGAGGTGGGATTCGGGAATGGAGCCTCGAGGGCGGAGCGTCGGGAATTTCTTCAGCACGGCCTGGACCTGCTGGTCAGTACCTGCGGGGTGAGAGGGCTCCGATGCTTTGGTTGGTTTGTCACTTGGAGGTTGCTTGGTGGGCGCCGCCTGCTCGACTCCCTCCGTGTTTTTCTGTTAAATCACAAATACGCGATAAAAATCAACATTCTGTTCAATATTAAGACACGACGGCTCTCGCTGTGGTCCGTTAAAGTCCTAAAGTCTCAGGAAAGTACTGTTTTTGGATTAATGATACCTTAGCGTCCTGACTTGCGCTTTCCTCCTCCGCCGCCGCGCCTCCCCTGCACGCCGTCTGGTTCTTCTTGATCACCTTGTGCGGTTTCGTGGGGCCTCCtgacgacacgacacgacaccaGGGTTTACAGAGGGGTCACAGGAACGGTCAGGGTCATAACGAGCTAAACGAGGAGGTCGGAAACACGTACCGGCCAGCGAGGCGGAGGTGATGAGTTCGGCTTGGCTGCAGCGCGGGTTGACGATGTGCTCCTGCACCAGGAAGCGCGCGATCTCCACCACCGTGTCGAAGGAGCGCTTGAGGATCTTCTGAGCCCAGTCGCAGATCAGCTCGCACGCCGCCTCCGTCACTTCCTGTTTGTACGTCTGCACCAGCTCGGGCAGCTCCGACTGGAGAGGAGGTACAGAGGCAGCACCGTGAGTAAGATCGATCATTTATTTCCTGCCTTTTTTAATCTAACGTTGCATTAAATAGTGCGCATTCGCTgcttcgaggctcggtgttgacCGCTCGCCACTGCGCTGACCTGCAAAGAGAAACGGGTTCTCACCATTTCACTCATGGGCTTGTTTTTACCAGAGAGAGGCGCACGCTGCTGTCTGGGATCTCCTAACCCTTCGTGCAGGCAGCTCTAGCGGCCAGCAGCGATGAGGAACCCGGTTAAAGTTCCTCCCTCAGGCCCGGCCACGTGGACCTTTCACATTCACTCGGCCTAGTTTCCTAAGCAATGCAATGCTAACGCGAGCGCAGCGCCCTGAGCGTGAGAGACCACGAGAGGCGTTACGTACCGGATCGTTCTTCAGGTCCAGGTTGGGTAACAGTGGCATGTTCAGCACCGTCTTCCTCCTGATTCCACTGTAACAGTACGTGATGCCAACGAGGTCAAGGAACGGCGCAGgacacacactgtaaaatcatcttaATCAGAAATAAGAACACCGGACGATTAAAGGATATTTGGACTGTCCTCGACCCCCCAGCCTCCGTGCTTTGATGTTGGGGAAGATATCTCTGATGATCTTGCCGAAGTTGGCCGCGCTCAGGGGGCGCTGCTGCAGGTTTTCACAGTGCTTCCTGTGAGAGGGAATACAGCCGAGAGGTTAAGAGGGTACGTCCGAATACTAAATATACTACACTGGGTAAGTATTTGTACCCCcatcctgttccagcacaaagcaagctctataaagacacagcagtaaccctgtgtgtgtgtgtgtgttagtgatcaGTCCGGTTGTGCTCAGTGTTCCTCTCGGctcctgctgtgtgtgtgtgtgtgtgccgtgtCAGTAACCGTTACTGTGATGACCGAGTCTCACCGGTACGTCTCGTAAACGTCCTGTTTGGGCAGGCAGGTGTCGGCGTGCTCCTCCAGGTGACTCCGGATCCAGCTGCAGGTGTGAAGCTGGTCGGCCGTGTTCACCAGATTAGAGTCGTTGCTGTCACATGATGAAACACAGATGAAAAACGAGCGTTACGTTACAGATACTTAAAGCATAAAGAGGTGATTCTTAATGTTTAAAATATGGGGTCTGTTAGAAAGCCTGGTGACCCGCCCCGCTCCCCCGTACCTACCTGATCGGCTCCtcggtagagaggattctaatcagacctggagctcataatcaccataatcagattatttagacccTCTACTTATACAGAGACACACCCATTACATCAcagtgtaccgaaaacgcttcaactgtccctgacgagccccaatttgcaattttacatttaccatttatccaaagcgacttacagaactgtgacaggatacagtctgagcaattgagggttaagggccttgctcaagggcccaacagcagcaggttggcagtggtggggcttgaaccagtgactttttgattaccagtccagtaccttaattgctAGGGCACGACTGCCCTAAACGAATAAACGACACTTgcataattacacctttatacaaattaaacatcaatgatgttttatttacattttaaaagaactctgttggttgctctgcATCGATTCGTCCGCCACGTTTGTATTCGTGCCGCACCGAATGCTGGgcttgatcttcagcgctgaggaggcgtcatTCAGtcggatcatcactcagaattaaggcgcctcagtgggagcattttaagggagctaaggatttagacacgccctcttctcgggagtgtaggacgatgggaaatgtgtctgtgtagtgaTAGAGCTAGGTTTACACACAGACCCAccccaggtgaaaagaagcggttggtacTGCACACTGTGGAATACAAAGCCCTGTGAAGGATCTGCTGGTGGGTCGTACCTTTTCTCTCCCGCGCTGGGACCTGAGGGAAGCTGTAAATAAAGGTAGAGCTTGTCGTTGTCTGTAAACTGCTGTACATCTCTCTAAAGAAATCACAGTGAAGAAAGAGCAAGACCATCAGGAGCATGCCGGTACAGACGTTTGGTTCATCTGATGTTCTGAGCAGGTACTTACCAAAATCGTGTCCACTTTGTTCTGCACGTTCTTACTGTGGAGAGACGAACCGACAGTTACCGTTTAATTATGAGCCttcactgatgagccaaaatattagaACCACGCCCTGCAGcactggtgcatgtgagggtgagggatcagcagatctgatcagcataaagacctgggGGACTTTGATTAGGACCAGATCGTTATGATCTGAAGTATCTCCCAAACAGCGAGGGGTGGCACAGACGGGCGTGGCGAGTCCCCACCCACGGCAGTCCGAGGAAGGATGAGCTGGATGACGTGAAGTCTGTGGTGTCTGGTACCAAAATCTACTGTGAGGTGAACGTGGCACCACACACAGTGCATTTAACCCTTCTGTgccagtcagagtgcccatgcaGCTCCCATCTACCGGTACACGTGCCCGGTTTATCAACCAGGATGCACTGCAGGACGATCCAGCTCAGaacatcctggtaccagataccacaggactccatTGGATGTGtcggtggtcctaatgttttggctcgtcAGTGTATAACGATGTTTATTTGCCTACAGAGTACAGTGCAGTTTTAACAAGTGCTGCTTCATGCTTTCTGAACACTTACGAAATGTTGTTCTTGAGCTTCTTGAGGAGCAGGTTGGGTTCTGTGTTGCCCTCTTCAGATAGACTTTCTGTCTTTATTGGATCCTCCATCGTGGCTCAGCGTCCTCGTGCTAACAAACCGCATTCAGGAACCTCTTACAATCTGGAATCAGATACCAATCAAAGAGTGAAGTAAATCTTCAAGAGCTGCAAAGCCACAAGTAACCATCGAACTTTCCTTAATGTAAACCAGTTCCACTGTACAATTTTATTTCTTatactttattctcataaccaTACAACATTATCGACTATTCTAGCCATCCTAAAAGGATTGCAGCTATATTATAGATAATTAtgattgtttttctttaaacaaTCATTCCTTTCTCTCGATACAAATGTATTCTCCTATGAGAccttatttattagaatttaattAGAAGCGTTAATCCTACGTTAATTCATCACTTGTTTttcacctggtcagggttgcgcaaggcagaaatacattcTGGACGAGGTGCTAATACCTCAACACTCACCAATTCCTTTCGTTCACTCACTTATATGTACCTTGGAGTAATATAGAGCTGTCAATCCACCATCTGCAAGTTTTAAGAGGTGGAAGGAAGTTGGGAAAGTGCATAAGAGGCACAAATTAATGCATGTTGTTcagattattataaagaataaatagcTCACACAAAATAATCtgagctgtagcctagtggttcagatactggactagtaatcgaaacgttgtcactattgggcccttaaccttcaactgcttagactgtatactgtcacagtactgtaagtcgctctggataaaagcatctgctgaatgctgttttgactggatggtagtcctaatgttttggctggtcTGTGTTGTGGTACAAGCCATGCATTCTTTCAAACTGTAAGCATTAAAATTGGTGCATTTATACTGAACCTAATGATCATTTCCCTTATAAACATGCACAGTTAGAGCTTCACGATTCCTCCATTCATAAAGCTGCTCATAACAGAGCCACATGGGAGCTGAAGTCAGGTGAATCAGCAGCAGTTTACTACGATCATAAAGGGGTGGAAGGATTTCTGTCCGTCACACTGGACTGGATAGACAGGCAGGATGTTATACAGCCAGGGTTTAATCATACAGAAGGTGTAGAATAATAAAAACGTAAATAAACCAGCTTTAGTTCACAATATGCAGCACTGAGAGTATCCTAAATAC contains:
- the LOC134327984 gene encoding DNA-binding protein RFX5-like, which translates into the protein MEDPIKTESLSEEGNTEPNLLLKKLKNNISKNVQNKVDTILRDVQQFTDNDKLYLYLQLPSGPSAGEKSNDSNLVNTADQLHTCSWIRSHLEEHADTCLPKQDVYETYRKHCENLQQRPLSAANFGKIIRDIFPNIKARRLGGRGQSKYCYSGIRRKTVLNMPLLPNLDLKNDPSELPELVQTYKQEVTEAACELICDWAQKILKRSFDTVVEIARFLVQEHIVNPRCSQAELITSASLAGGPTKPHKVIKKNQTACRGGAAAEEESASQDAKKNTEGVEQAAPTKQPPSDKPTKASEPSHPAGTDQQVQAVLKKFPTLRPRGSIPESHLSVHGSAPAFTPNDSSGVKVTLPITFSALPGHQRGSTYMIVPSSMISTAAPTTTATKRAPDPSAVAVAPPTKRKRGRPRKPRPEETAARNPKLNRNQNAKTDPDPHPNPAVPNRGVIQKALPSCSAPPRVSEAAPNDSVLPRSEPEARPILLLREPGRAMVIQRAPVSRDGRNVRPAPVTQGGAAQLPPPTVNEDGGEVEITLTPVDPAVIAAEGADGAAPETGPEAP